The genomic interval CGGACAGAGTGACAAAGTCCATCCCCGCGGCTTTCGCACGCTTGTAGACTTCGAGTGGTTCGGTGTAGCTCTCCGCAGAACCAAGGAGCTTGATGTAAAAATCGGTGGGTTTGTTCGAATGTTTGCTGTGAACGTGCAGGTCGGCTCGGCTGGCCATGACGGAAAGTTTCCTTGGAGATGTGCGGTTTTCTGGGGGAGGATTGAATTTGAGACGCAGTGGTCTGGTTGTTAGTGCGATACCAAACTTGTCGTCGTTTCGGATTCAAAATCAGATGGGGTGGTCGAGTCGTGATCGGTTGAAGTCGCAGACGAGCTTGCAAACCGAGCCATTTTTTTCATGCTGGGTGCCATGCGACCACAGAAGTAATCGCAAGCCCGATAGTACTTCAAGTCGTTCCGCCAAAGTCGCGTCCATTCCTTGTCGCCGAGCAATCGGGCGGACGTGCGGAGCGGTTGACTAAACAAATCGAGGAATGGACCAGTCAATTCCGATGGGTCGCGGAAGCATTCCCAATCGCAATCGGTACAGTTCGCGGTCTTGTTGATCTTGCTGGTATCGAGTTCCCAGAACTTTCCGAGATCCTCAGTGCCACGATATCCACAAGGGTAGGTGTTCCCGTTCGTGGAGTCCATGAAAAAGAAGTCAATTCCCCCTCGGCAGCCGTAACGTGATTTCTCACCATCGGAATATTGCTTAATCAATGCTTGTAATGAGACCAGCGGCGTGAAAATCCGAATTCGCGAACGATGTTCGGGCACCGTGTCGTAGACAGCTTGAAAGAGCGGAATCTTTTCATCCGGCCGGAATCGGACAATTCGATCCGACGCGGTCGCGGAGTACACGGCGTCCAGCGAATCGCCTTGGTCGGGATCGACACTCATCGGATAACACATATTGACGATTGTAAA from Thalassoroseus pseudoceratinae carries:
- a CDS encoding radical SAM protein: MPHASGPFSWQNIKSLIRGRIPGQLIIQFSDRCNARCPQCEMRVQNKYDRTTLDVASVEKAIDSAAKKNVQSVSFTGGEPFLHQDEIVHLIGYASKAGIPYIRTGTNGFMFCGSDKPNFETKVRRFAERLAETNLYTFWISIDSADTEVHEQMRGLPGVIKGIEKAIPIFHEYGIYPSANLGINRNAGGDYHKLLPEVPVDEEDPRRIYDYFRDGFDRFYRKAANLGFTIVNMCYPMSVDPDQGDSLDAVYSATASDRIVRFRPDEKIPLFQAVYDTVPEHRSRIRIFTPLVSLQALIKQYSDGEKSRYGCRGGIDFFFMDSTNGNTYPCGYRGTEDLGKFWELDTSKINKTANCTDCDWECFRDPSELTGPFLDLFSQPLRTSARLLGDKEWTRLWRNDLKYYRACDYFCGRMAPSMKKMARFASSSATSTDHDSTTPSDFESETTTSLVSH